Proteins co-encoded in one Kribbella qitaiheensis genomic window:
- a CDS encoding IucA/IucC family protein, with product MTPSVAVEAHLNAILRCYTRERSVPVAAGPLDLGVGGVTAFVQHASRTGLHQFTDVLVDGEAVAPEELVRLLSVDADPDEVDDLAARTAESVRNVALFAADEGKRGPGRFLETEQALLFGHLNHPAPKSRDGLSGAELTAYSPELGGRFAVHWFEADAELVSSDQVAGAPSLQGLDALQLMAALAGITPAPGTVLIPAHPWQAASLLDRPRVARLVAEGRVKPLGPLGAQWYPTSSLRTVYHPDLPVMLKLSLGLRITNSRRESTPTELRRGLEINRLLDAAYNAGTATSHPRFTIVRDPAWVALDEGGPTLTGLDVAVREVPSAVDEYACLAGLVAPRPGRLSRLSDLAAADPAAWVASYVDSVLVPMLHLYAETGIGLEAHQQNTLIRLDDAGRITGGAYRDNQGYYLASSYLHDLLAVTGLSDSTLAVVDDTIVDDRLTYYMLHNQALSVVGCLGVDGVADEDALLAVVRHRLSVALPLLKAAGPDGDRLAQRWLSADQLPCKANMMTRLRGIDEVVAPLDAQSVYLDIPNPLRLSAQ from the coding sequence GTGACTCCATCGGTGGCAGTCGAGGCACACCTGAACGCGATCCTGCGCTGCTACACCCGGGAAAGGTCGGTGCCGGTCGCGGCCGGCCCACTGGATCTTGGCGTCGGCGGCGTGACGGCCTTCGTCCAGCACGCCTCGCGGACGGGCCTGCATCAATTCACCGACGTACTGGTGGATGGTGAGGCCGTCGCGCCGGAGGAGCTGGTGCGGCTGCTCTCGGTCGACGCTGATCCCGACGAGGTCGACGACCTCGCGGCCCGTACTGCGGAGTCGGTGCGCAACGTCGCACTGTTCGCCGCCGACGAGGGCAAGCGCGGCCCGGGCCGATTCCTGGAGACCGAGCAGGCTTTGCTGTTCGGCCACCTGAACCATCCGGCTCCGAAGAGCCGGGACGGGTTGAGCGGTGCCGAGCTCACGGCGTACTCGCCGGAGCTGGGTGGCCGCTTCGCGGTGCACTGGTTCGAAGCCGACGCCGAACTGGTGTCGTCGGACCAGGTGGCCGGCGCGCCATCGTTGCAGGGACTGGACGCTCTGCAGCTGATGGCCGCGCTGGCCGGCATCACGCCTGCGCCCGGCACAGTGCTGATCCCTGCCCACCCGTGGCAGGCCGCGTCGCTGCTTGACCGACCGCGGGTGGCTCGGTTGGTAGCGGAAGGCCGGGTGAAGCCGCTCGGGCCACTAGGCGCCCAGTGGTACCCGACGTCGTCACTGCGGACCGTCTACCACCCAGACCTGCCGGTGATGCTGAAGCTGTCACTCGGGCTGCGTATCACCAACTCCCGGCGCGAGTCGACGCCGACAGAGCTTCGCCGCGGCCTGGAGATCAACCGGCTGCTCGACGCGGCGTACAACGCTGGTACTGCGACCTCCCATCCGCGGTTCACCATCGTCCGGGACCCGGCCTGGGTCGCATTGGATGAGGGTGGGCCGACCTTGACGGGCCTGGACGTCGCAGTACGGGAAGTGCCTTCTGCTGTTGACGAATACGCGTGTCTAGCCGGCCTGGTGGCTCCCCGGCCAGGCCGGCTTTCTCGGCTGAGTGACCTGGCTGCAGCGGACCCTGCTGCGTGGGTGGCGTCGTACGTCGACTCGGTGCTGGTGCCGATGCTGCACCTGTACGCCGAGACCGGTATCGGGCTGGAGGCGCACCAGCAGAACACTCTGATCCGGCTGGACGACGCCGGTCGGATCACTGGTGGCGCCTACCGCGACAACCAGGGCTACTACCTCGCTTCGTCGTACCTGCACGACCTCTTGGCTGTCACTGGTCTCTCGGACTCGACACTGGCCGTAGTCGACGACACGATCGTGGACGACCGGCTCACTTACTACATGCTGCACAACCAGGCTTTGTCTGTTGTTGGCTGTCTGGGCGTCGACGGTGTTGCCGACGAGGATGCGCTGCTGGCAGTGGTACGGCATCGGCTGTCGGTGGCGCTGCCGCTGCTGAAGGCGGCTGGGCCCGACGGTGATCGGCTGGCGCAGCGCTGGTTGTCCGCGGACCAGCTGCCCTGCAAGGCGAACATGATGACTCGGCTGCGTGGGATCGACGAGGTCGTGGCGCCGCTGGACGCGCAGTCGGTCTACCTGGACATCCCCAACCCGCTTCGGCTGAGCGCGCAGTGA
- a CDS encoding GNAT family N-acetyltransferase, whose protein sequence is MRCEVAPLLHLDSGFALRPAVMDDAALVAAWMTRPHILPWWEQDWPASRWAEEISRFAEGEHTIPCMTTYEGVDLAYVELYRVRHDRLAEYYAWQEHDWGVHLAIGDTGYVGRGIGRRLIRSLADALLRADPLCDRVVAEPDITNVPSVRAFEAAGFVVQGELELPEKRAHLMVRGREA, encoded by the coding sequence GTGAGGTGTGAGGTAGCGCCGCTGTTGCATCTCGACAGCGGCTTCGCCCTTCGCCCTGCTGTCATGGATGACGCAGCATTGGTCGCGGCCTGGATGACACGGCCGCACATCCTTCCGTGGTGGGAGCAGGACTGGCCGGCTTCTCGGTGGGCAGAGGAGATCTCGCGGTTCGCTGAGGGTGAGCACACGATTCCCTGCATGACGACGTACGAGGGCGTCGACCTGGCGTACGTCGAGCTCTACCGGGTGCGGCACGACCGACTGGCGGAGTACTACGCGTGGCAGGAGCACGACTGGGGTGTGCACCTCGCTATCGGCGATACCGGCTACGTGGGCCGGGGGATAGGGCGCAGGTTGATCAGGTCGCTGGCGGACGCCCTGCTGCGGGCCGATCCGCTGTGCGACCGGGTGGTGGCCGAGCCGGACATCACGAACGTGCCGTCGGTGCGTGCCTTCGAGGCGGCCGGCTTCGTTGTGCAGGGGGAGTTGGAGCTGCCCGAGAAACGAGCGCATCTGATGGTGCGCGGCAGAGAGGCCTGA
- a CDS encoding lysine N(6)-hydroxylase/L-ornithine N(5)-oxygenase family protein — protein sequence MTFDVIAIGCGPFNLGLAALGSTVDDLQLAVLDSRPEFTWHRGLMFDDAMLQVSFLADLVSLVEPAHPLSFLSYLRDNDRLYQFYVREKFHPTRREYEAYLRWCAASLDSVHFGHHVAAVDWDGDAFVLRVEHAGTVSVFKARHLVLGVGSEPSIPAALAGLPPERFLHSADYLFRRPELLRAGRVTVVGSGQSGAECVLDLLRAEQPAVSWLTRTGAFTPLDYSKLVLEMTTPSYVDYFHALDEPVRDRLVKDQWRHYKGISSDTLEDIHDVLYQRDLGTSLAPPIELRVGVAVESAVARADGIELVLRHADSGRTFQHVTDVVVAATGYRSRALPFLSAIDPLVRRDAAGRWVINRDHSVASETLDGRLFVANADLHSHGVAAPDLGIGAIRNATILNSVAGREVYRLPKSTAFTSFAIPG from the coding sequence ATGACTTTTGACGTGATCGCGATCGGCTGTGGGCCGTTCAACCTGGGGCTGGCCGCGCTCGGCTCGACCGTGGACGATCTACAACTTGCAGTGCTCGACAGCCGGCCCGAGTTCACCTGGCATCGCGGACTGATGTTCGACGACGCGATGTTGCAGGTGTCGTTCCTGGCCGACCTGGTCAGCCTGGTCGAGCCGGCGCACCCGCTGTCGTTCCTGTCGTATCTGCGGGACAACGATCGGCTCTACCAGTTCTACGTTCGGGAGAAGTTCCACCCGACGCGTCGAGAGTATGAGGCGTACCTGCGGTGGTGTGCGGCGTCCTTGGACTCCGTGCACTTCGGCCACCACGTTGCTGCCGTCGATTGGGACGGCGATGCTTTCGTGCTTCGCGTAGAACATGCTGGGACGGTCTCTGTTTTCAAGGCGCGCCACCTCGTGCTTGGAGTTGGCAGCGAGCCTTCTATTCCTGCCGCGTTGGCTGGGTTGCCTCCGGAGCGCTTCCTGCACTCTGCCGACTATCTGTTCCGCCGGCCTGAGCTCTTGCGTGCTGGTCGGGTCACGGTGGTTGGATCGGGTCAATCAGGCGCTGAGTGCGTTCTTGACCTACTGCGAGCTGAGCAGCCGGCTGTCAGTTGGCTGACTCGCACTGGGGCCTTCACGCCGCTGGACTACTCCAAGCTGGTCCTGGAGATGACGACCCCGTCGTACGTCGACTACTTCCATGCATTGGACGAGCCCGTCCGCGACAGGCTGGTCAAGGACCAGTGGCGGCATTACAAGGGGATCTCGTCGGACACGCTGGAGGATATCCACGACGTGCTCTACCAGCGAGACCTGGGGACGTCGCTGGCGCCGCCGATCGAGCTGCGAGTCGGTGTGGCCGTGGAGAGCGCTGTCGCTCGTGCAGACGGCATTGAGCTCGTGCTGCGTCATGCAGACAGCGGGCGCACCTTCCAGCACGTCACCGACGTGGTAGTTGCTGCTACTGGTTATCGCAGCCGAGCGCTGCCGTTCCTGTCTGCTATCGATCCATTGGTACGCCGCGATGCCGCTGGGCGGTGGGTGATCAACAGGGACCACAGTGTCGCCTCTGAGACCTTGGACGGCAGGCTGTTCGTGGCCAACGCGGATCTGCACAGCCATGGTGTTGCGGCACCGGATCTGGGGATCGGTGCGATCCGCAACGCCACGATTCTCAACAGCGTCGCGGGACGCGAGGTCTACCGGCTGCCGAAGTCCACCGCCTTCACCAGCTTCGCCATTCCGGGATGA